A single region of the Candidatus Endomicrobium procryptotermitis genome encodes:
- a CDS encoding NAD(P)H-dependent oxidoreductase, whose amino-acid sequence MQKTFLKAVKTLFLFACAAAIVQPAAAQTQAQDKENNMKKVLVVYYSKSGNTREIAKHIQNETNGDIFEIETVTPYPDDYNTATKQAKEEINKGYKPPIKNKVNNINEYDIIFVGSPNWWSTIAPPVSTFLSEHDLSGKTVVPFCTHGGSGISKCASDTAKLVPKSTVLKGAAFSGYGAKNAQKEVADWIKKLAL is encoded by the coding sequence ATGCAAAAAACATTTTTGAAAGCCGTGAAAACGCTGTTCTTATTTGCTTGCGCCGCTGCTATCGTACAGCCTGCCGCTGCACAAACTCAAGCACAGGATAAGGAAAATAATATGAAAAAAGTTCTTGTAGTTTATTATTCAAAATCCGGCAACACCCGTGAAATAGCCAAACATATACAAAATGAAACTAACGGGGATATTTTTGAAATAGAGACTGTCACTCCGTATCCGGACGATTATAATACCGCCACAAAACAGGCAAAAGAAGAAATAAATAAAGGATACAAACCGCCTATAAAAAATAAAGTAAACAATATTAATGAATATGACATTATTTTTGTCGGCTCGCCTAATTGGTGGAGTACAATAGCGCCGCCAGTATCGACATTTTTATCCGAACACGATTTGTCTGGAAAAACAGTCGTGCCGTTTTGCACTCATGGCGGCAGCGGAATATCAAAATGCGCTTCTGATACGGCAAAGCTTGTTCCGAAATCGACCGTCCTGAAAGGTGCGGCTTTTTCTGGTTACGGCGCGAAAAATGCGCAAAAAGAAGTTGCGGATTGGATAAAAAAATTGGCGTTAA
- a CDS encoding aldo/keto reductase, producing MKRREFIVNSFLTIGGTAVLGSCSIGNNSSAKRKKEGQVVTRKFQNLDIPLLSMGCMRLPTVDGQIDMVHFEKMADYAMRHGVNYFDTAYMYHHGESELAVGKVLSNYKRESFFLASKNPLRSLTSKADVRRIFEEQLKKCQTDYFDFYLAHNISVLTVDNYRNFDVFEELLKFKQEGKVRHVGFSYHGSYELLQEVANEHPWEFCQIQLNYLDWKQYPELKPGETPRTPEVYKNYDILTKAKIPVLPMTPVRGGALARLTGSAKAVLEDEAPDDTQSSFALRWVAGRKNNFTVLSGMSSLQQLEENTATFTDYRPFTEKEEKIAQKIAGILQKHGEINCTTCNYCQDCPRGIAIPVIFDLYNGYKATGDKNAFLQKYDMIKDRHKADKCIKCGLCSAHCPQLLNIPPLLEMVDNTVKDLKKGA from the coding sequence ATGAAAAGGCGCGAGTTCATAGTTAATTCATTTTTAACTATAGGAGGCACTGCCGTATTGGGTAGCTGCAGCATAGGAAATAATTCATCGGCAAAAAGAAAAAAAGAAGGACAAGTCGTAACGAGAAAGTTTCAAAATCTTGATATTCCTCTACTTTCTATGGGCTGCATGCGTCTGCCTACTGTTGACGGGCAAATCGACATGGTGCATTTTGAAAAAATGGCAGATTACGCTATGCGGCACGGCGTCAACTATTTCGACACCGCTTACATGTACCATCATGGGGAGTCGGAACTTGCAGTAGGAAAAGTGCTAAGCAACTACAAAAGAGAAAGTTTTTTTCTCGCGTCAAAAAACCCGCTCCGCTCTCTTACTTCTAAAGCTGATGTAAGAAGAATTTTTGAAGAACAGTTAAAAAAATGCCAGACCGATTATTTTGATTTTTATCTCGCCCATAACATTTCTGTTTTAACCGTAGATAATTACCGCAATTTTGACGTGTTTGAAGAACTCCTGAAATTCAAACAGGAAGGAAAAGTAAGGCATGTAGGTTTTTCCTATCACGGCTCATATGAACTTCTACAGGAAGTTGCCAACGAACATCCATGGGAATTTTGCCAGATACAGCTTAATTATCTAGATTGGAAACAATACCCTGAACTAAAACCCGGTGAAACTCCCAGAACGCCTGAAGTATATAAAAATTATGACATTCTCACAAAAGCAAAAATACCGGTTCTGCCGATGACTCCCGTAAGAGGAGGCGCCTTAGCAAGACTTACCGGCTCTGCGAAAGCCGTTCTTGAAGACGAAGCGCCTGATGATACTCAGTCTTCTTTTGCTCTTCGATGGGTAGCCGGAAGAAAAAATAATTTTACAGTTTTAAGCGGCATGAGCAGTTTGCAGCAGCTTGAAGAAAATACAGCGACTTTTACCGATTACAGACCTTTTACCGAAAAAGAAGAAAAAATCGCACAAAAAATAGCCGGAATACTTCAAAAACACGGCGAAATAAACTGCACCACGTGTAATTACTGTCAGGACTGTCCGAGAGGTATAGCAATACCCGTAATTTTCGACCTCTATAACGGTTATAAAGCAACCGGCGATAAAAACGCATTCTTACAGAAATACGATATGATTAAAGACAGACATAAAGCGGATAAATGCATAAAATGCGGACTTTGCAGCGCGCATTGTCCTCAGCTTCTTAACATTCCTCCTCTTTTAGAAATGGTCGATAATACCGTTAAAGATCTAAAAAAGGGGGCGTAA
- a CDS encoding 4Fe-4S binding protein produces MKKNILYKIRVIIAVCTGILAIAAFAGLFYPIKIFDMQVGALLQRVFINFSLTALILLFFIVIVTFLFGRVYCSTLCPLGLFQEFIGLFKKKNSGKQKNMFFKYFIAAVVFGTLAGGTVYILRLAEPYAYFGSAFTLSAVGIIAVTTIIIAVFMKDRFFCTNICPIGTVLGLISKFSVKKIYLQKDICISCGICQNICPSGCIDSKEKSVSNESCIKCLKCLNVCNKNAVKYGCVPKKEVKFDMKRRGFILAASAVAVFAAAAKIGAVIKKTISEKFSDVILPPGAINEERFANKCLNCNLCVKICPAKIIKKADKNYGSVSIDYGKNFCKYDCKKCSAACPAGALKKLSLEEKKVLRIAMIAPPVEIFKEFDACVKACPTNALTLTEGKPSFEAMKCIGCGACVVSSGGNIKIYGTKEQKRV; encoded by the coding sequence ATGAAAAAAAATATTCTTTATAAAATAAGAGTTATCATTGCAGTCTGCACGGGGATTTTGGCAATCGCCGCTTTTGCGGGGTTGTTCTATCCCATAAAAATATTCGACATGCAGGTGGGGGCTTTGTTGCAGAGAGTGTTCATAAATTTTTCGTTGACGGCTCTGATTTTGCTGTTTTTTATCGTAATTGTTACTTTTTTGTTCGGAAGAGTGTACTGTTCGACACTTTGTCCTTTAGGCTTATTTCAAGAATTTATAGGTTTATTTAAAAAGAAAAATTCTGGAAAGCAAAAAAATATGTTTTTTAAATATTTTATAGCTGCTGTAGTTTTTGGAACGCTGGCAGGCGGAACGGTTTACATACTCCGTTTAGCCGAACCGTACGCCTACTTCGGTTCGGCTTTCACTTTGTCCGCCGTGGGCATAATTGCAGTTACAACAATTATAATCGCAGTATTTATGAAGGACAGATTTTTTTGTACAAATATCTGTCCGATAGGCACGGTACTGGGTTTAATTTCCAAATTTTCAGTAAAGAAAATATATTTGCAAAAAGATATTTGCATTTCATGTGGAATTTGTCAAAACATCTGTCCCTCAGGCTGCATTGACTCTAAAGAAAAAAGCGTTTCGAATGAGAGCTGTATAAAATGCTTGAAATGCCTTAATGTCTGCAATAAAAATGCAGTAAAATATGGGTGTGTTCCTAAAAAAGAAGTAAAGTTTGACATGAAAAGACGCGGTTTTATTTTAGCGGCTTCCGCTGTCGCTGTTTTTGCCGCGGCGGCAAAAATCGGAGCGGTAATAAAGAAAACCATATCCGAAAAATTCTCGGATGTGATTCTTCCGCCTGGCGCAATAAACGAAGAACGTTTTGCTAACAAATGTTTAAATTGTAATCTCTGCGTAAAAATATGCCCGGCAAAAATTATAAAGAAAGCCGACAAGAATTATGGCTCGGTAAGCATAGATTACGGTAAAAATTTTTGTAAGTACGATTGTAAGAAATGTTCCGCCGCCTGTCCTGCGGGCGCATTGAAAAAACTTTCGCTTGAAGAAAAGAAAGTTTTAAGAATTGCAATGATTGCTCCGCCTGTAGAAATTTTCAAAGAATTTGATGCATGCGTAAAGGCATGCCCGACTAATGCACTGACACTTACCGAAGGAAAACCGTCATTTGAAGCCATGAAGTGCATAGGCTGCGGCGCTTGCGTA